Proteins encoded together in one Entomobacter blattae window:
- a CDS encoding ABC transporter permease, which translates to MPSTQPDWSLDTASGKNTLVLSGVWLAKANKIPPFPEDGFKEAHQGVPVNIDMHNIQEWDTALIAFLWEVKQVAADAHLSFNHSSITDSARKLFELLPDHTNTVHPTERKKLSPLAWLGDVSLFAITEIGANSLIFWQSLMGLHKAFLRKAKLRTVDIWQNLQDSGPSALIIVGVVNFLIGAILAFVGTLQLQRFAAEAYTPNMIGIALVREMTPVMTAIVMAGRTGGSYAARISTMLGNEEIDALTVMGIPVSEYIILPAMIGLVFMLPILYLFGCLIGLIGGYTIIAIMLGNPLIGYINAILGAVTFSQFVFGFTKSIVFGAFIGISSCRIGLIAGRSAADVGIAATKAVVVGIVGVIALDAVFAVIADMVGI; encoded by the coding sequence ATGCCTTCAACCCAGCCAGACTGGTCGTTAGATACCGCTTCAGGAAAGAATACGTTAGTTCTCTCAGGCGTGTGGTTAGCCAAGGCCAACAAAATTCCACCTTTCCCGGAAGATGGCTTCAAGGAAGCCCATCAAGGGGTTCCCGTTAATATTGATATGCACAATATACAAGAATGGGATACTGCTTTAATTGCTTTTTTATGGGAAGTAAAACAGGTGGCGGCAGATGCCCATCTTTCCTTCAACCATAGCAGCATCACAGACTCCGCCCGAAAACTGTTTGAATTGCTTCCTGACCACACCAACACCGTCCATCCAACAGAGCGTAAAAAACTCTCACCACTGGCGTGGCTAGGAGATGTCTCCCTTTTCGCGATAACAGAAATTGGTGCCAATTCCCTAATTTTTTGGCAAAGTCTCATGGGTCTTCACAAGGCCTTTTTACGAAAAGCCAAGCTACGAACAGTAGATATTTGGCAAAATCTTCAGGATTCTGGGCCATCGGCCTTGATTATTGTAGGGGTTGTCAATTTCCTGATCGGGGCCATTCTCGCTTTTGTGGGAACATTGCAGCTCCAGCGTTTTGCCGCCGAAGCCTATACCCCCAACATGATTGGTATTGCCCTGGTTAGAGAAATGACCCCTGTCATGACAGCCATTGTTATGGCTGGACGAACAGGCGGCTCTTATGCAGCCAGAATTTCAACCATGCTCGGTAACGAAGAAATTGATGCCTTAACAGTGATGGGAATTCCGGTTTCAGAATATATTATTCTGCCAGCGATGATCGGGCTTGTGTTTATGCTGCCCATTCTCTACCTTTTTGGCTGTCTTATTGGGTTAATTGGCGGCTATACCATTATTGCCATTATGCTGGGGAATCCGCTTATTGGCTATATCAATGCCATTTTAGGAGCTGTGACTTTCAGCCAATTTGTTTTTGGCTTTACTAAAAGTATTGTATTTGGCGCCTTTATTGGTATTTCCAGCTGCCGTATTGGCCTTATTGCCGGCAGAAGCGCTGCTGATGTAGGAATTGCTGCGACAAAGGCCGTTGTTGTGGGTATTGTTGGTGTAATTGCGCTTGATGCCGTTTTTGCTGTTATCGCTGATATGGTTGGAATATAA
- a CDS encoding ABC transporter ATP-binding protein has product MTAVPNSLQAAENSSHKDPDIILKVQNMTLGFGSKIVQHDLNFSIKKGSIFAIMGPSGCGKSTVMKSMIGLLQPKAGAFFVGDKNFWKTPLQERDKISRRFGVLFQNPALWSSLTVGENVALPLQMFTKISPQNIRKLVALKLALVGLDYAIDLYPSELSGGMRKRAGLARALALDPDVLFFDEPSAGLDPITSKRLDDLILNIRDGLGTTIVMVSHELPSLFSIVDDGVFLDAETKTSIGLGAPEYLKEHSTNPIISAFMNRERLENNE; this is encoded by the coding sequence ATGACCGCCGTACCTAATTCTCTCCAGGCTGCCGAGAATTCTTCGCATAAAGACCCAGATATCATATTAAAAGTCCAGAATATGACCTTGGGATTCGGAAGTAAAATAGTACAGCATGATCTGAATTTTTCTATTAAAAAGGGTAGTATATTTGCCATTATGGGACCTAGTGGGTGTGGAAAAAGCACCGTCATGAAATCCATGATCGGCCTTTTACAGCCCAAAGCAGGAGCCTTTTTTGTTGGCGATAAAAATTTCTGGAAAACCCCTTTACAGGAGCGAGATAAAATTAGCCGTCGGTTTGGCGTGCTTTTTCAAAACCCTGCACTTTGGAGTTCTCTTACCGTTGGGGAGAATGTGGCCCTTCCCTTACAAATGTTTACAAAAATCAGCCCTCAAAATATCCGCAAACTTGTGGCCTTAAAACTGGCTCTTGTGGGGTTGGACTATGCGATTGACCTTTACCCTTCAGAACTCAGTGGGGGAATGCGTAAACGGGCAGGCTTAGCGCGTGCCCTTGCCCTGGACCCCGATGTGCTGTTTTTTGATGAGCCTTCAGCGGGTCTGGATCCGATTACCTCCAAACGGCTTGATGACCTTATCCTTAACATTCGCGATGGATTGGGTACCACCATTGTTATGGTTAGCCACGAACTGCCTAGTTTGTTTTCAATTGTCGATGACGGTGTTTTTCTCGATGCGGAAACAAAAACGTCCATTGGCTTGGGTGCACCAGAATATTTAAAAGAGCATAGTACCAATCCAATTATCTCGGCTTTCATGAACCGCGAACGTCTCGAAAATAACGAATAA
- a CDS encoding MlaD family protein — MGSPNKTTVGAFVLGGFILLLSVIFFFGKFNIFSSPFRAAVVFQDSISGLSIGAPVTFRGVKVGSVQSISIKFDRKAHTAYIPVIVQLDPSKITVTGRDKDTENDSPIRFSRLIELGLRAQLNLQSFVTGQSQINLDFARDVAPVFHPNVTSLPEIPTEPSTFEQVTKQISQLPLQEISHNLVNSLHSIKSLADKLDTTLPDLLASFKGTSEEAHKALSKSETVMGDVSQKLDLTLVNLSRLAKNSDTQINARGAELHTLLVTSNQTIKDSQVVIKALQEISSPRSTIRMNLNAGINDLAATAASLRGFANEIERNPQLLLMGRRQ; from the coding sequence ATGGGATCACCAAATAAAACTACTGTTGGCGCTTTTGTACTGGGTGGGTTTATACTCCTTTTAAGCGTTATCTTCTTTTTTGGAAAATTTAATATTTTTTCATCGCCTTTCCGAGCCGCTGTTGTTTTCCAAGACTCTATCAGCGGCCTGAGTATAGGCGCCCCTGTGACTTTTCGTGGGGTAAAGGTAGGTTCTGTTCAAAGTATCAGCATTAAGTTTGACCGAAAAGCCCATACTGCCTATATTCCCGTTATTGTTCAGCTCGACCCTTCAAAAATTACTGTAACCGGCCGAGACAAGGATACGGAAAACGATTCTCCTATTCGGTTTTCCAGGCTTATTGAACTGGGCTTACGGGCCCAGCTCAATTTGCAAAGTTTTGTAACGGGCCAATCACAAATTAACCTTGATTTTGCAAGAGACGTTGCCCCTGTCTTTCATCCAAATGTTACCTCTCTTCCGGAAATTCCAACGGAACCTTCTACCTTCGAGCAGGTTACAAAACAGATCAGCCAACTCCCTTTACAAGAAATTTCCCATAACCTGGTTAATTCTCTTCATAGTATTAAGTCCCTCGCAGACAAGCTTGACACAACCCTACCAGACCTTTTGGCAAGCTTTAAAGGAACATCCGAGGAAGCTCACAAGGCCCTAAGCAAATCAGAAACCGTGATGGGAGATGTTAGCCAAAAGCTTGACTTAACATTGGTCAACCTCTCTCGTCTGGCAAAAAACAGTGATACCCAAATTAATGCGAGAGGGGCTGAACTTCATACCCTCCTTGTTACTTCAAACCAGACCATCAAGGATTCGCAAGTGGTGATCAAAGCCTTACAGGAAATCTCTTCTCCCCGTTCTACAATACGTATGAATCTCAATGCTGGTATTAATGATCTGGCCGCTACCGCCGCATCCCTTCGTGGGTTTGCCAATGAAATCGAACGTAACCCACAACTCCTTTTAATGGGACGCCGCCAATGA
- a CDS encoding PqiC family protein, giving the protein MIHVKPFKIFSFLLLGAISACASPPIKLYTLGSPAIATGALPISSSSTVVAVSRVAVPSYLDTVDITVRRGVLLDHSSEGRLASRFSIGATDLITARLAQRHLNLYVTSQPLLEEYNYTLQININRFDITEEGNGTLSATWALIPKNQAIPVTRQSGNFTAHGPTATDDDTVKMGQNLLTQLADRITLP; this is encoded by the coding sequence ATGATACACGTAAAACCCTTTAAAATTTTTTCCTTTCTGCTTCTTGGCGCTATAAGTGCGTGTGCCTCACCCCCTATTAAACTCTATACCTTGGGTTCGCCTGCTATTGCCACAGGGGCCCTGCCCATCTCCAGTAGCTCTACCGTGGTTGCCGTCAGTCGTGTCGCAGTGCCAAGTTACCTCGATACCGTTGATATTACTGTTCGGCGAGGTGTTCTTCTTGATCATAGCAGCGAAGGCCGACTGGCAAGCCGCTTTTCCATTGGGGCTACTGACCTGATCACTGCAAGGCTGGCCCAACGACATCTCAACCTATATGTAACAAGCCAGCCATTATTGGAGGAATATAACTATACGCTCCAAATTAATATTAACCGTTTTGACATCACTGAGGAGGGGAATGGAACACTCAGTGCGACTTGGGCTCTTATTCCCAAAAACCAGGCCATCCCGGTGACCCGCCAAAGTGGCAATTTCACTGCACACGGGCCAACGGCTACAGATGATGATACCGTAAAAATGGGGCAAAATCTCCTGACACAACTAGCGGACCGTATCACTTTACCATAA
- the rbfA gene encoding 30S ribosome-binding factor RbfA yields the protein MKHDLWQSSASQTASGRSQRQLRVAEEIRHILADLFIKTEFRDPDLVNETITVTEVRVSPDLNHATVFVSRLGQKDVEVLLPGLKRVASFLRTSLGRTLRLRTVPELHFQPDTSLDYAMEVETLLKDPKVMRDITNKQVKG from the coding sequence ATGAAACACGACTTATGGCAGTCGTCGGCCTCGCAAACGGCTTCTGGGCGTTCCCAGAGGCAATTGCGAGTGGCGGAGGAGATCCGTCATATATTGGCTGACTTGTTTATTAAAACAGAATTTCGGGATCCAGACCTTGTTAATGAGACTATTACTGTAACAGAGGTCAGAGTTTCACCGGATCTTAACCATGCAACCGTATTCGTCTCTAGATTAGGGCAAAAGGATGTGGAGGTTCTTCTTCCTGGCCTTAAGCGGGTGGCATCTTTTTTGCGCACCTCTTTGGGGCGCACTTTACGGTTAAGAACTGTTCCAGAGCTGCATTTTCAGCCTGATACCTCGCTAGATTATGCAATGGAAGTAGAAACCTTGCTTAAAGATCCTAAAGTGATGAGAGATATTACGAACAAACAAGTAAAAGGCTAG
- a CDS encoding RNA-binding protein — MGLDLTAEKLMSLTQQREKKSERRCIVTKDILPPEQMLRFVISPEGVVVPDFSRKLPGRGFWLNPTREILHTALKQKAFDRVAKRRVVLPENLEEILKKGFLGRILEKIGLARKSGQAVSGFTKVREWVVQGRANLVIQASDGSAAERNRVLSGHSEIKVVAVIPAVEIGKIFGREHAVHAAILKGTLADQLQGEVERYIGLVG, encoded by the coding sequence ATGGGTCTTGACCTAACAGCAGAAAAGCTTATGTCTTTAACGCAGCAACGAGAGAAAAAGTCTGAGCGCCGTTGTATTGTTACAAAAGACATTCTGCCACCAGAGCAGATGTTACGGTTCGTCATCTCCCCTGAAGGGGTAGTGGTTCCTGATTTTAGCAGAAAGTTGCCAGGAAGAGGTTTTTGGTTGAATCCCACGCGAGAAATATTGCATACTGCCCTTAAACAAAAAGCGTTTGATAGGGTAGCAAAGCGTAGGGTTGTTCTGCCAGAAAATTTGGAAGAGATTTTAAAAAAAGGCTTTTTGGGAAGAATTCTGGAAAAAATTGGTTTGGCCCGTAAATCAGGCCAGGCAGTCAGTGGATTTACAAAAGTTCGGGAGTGGGTAGTTCAAGGGCGGGCAAACCTGGTTATACAGGCCAGCGATGGTAGTGCAGCAGAGCGTAACAGGGTGCTTTCAGGGCATTCAGAAATTAAGGTTGTAGCCGTCATACCCGCTGTGGAAATAGGAAAAATATTTGGGCGAGAGCATGCTGTGCACGCAGCAATTTTGAAGGGTACCTTGGCAGATCAACTCCAAGGTGAGGTGGAACGCTATATTGGGCTGGTTGGCTAG
- the nusA gene encoding transcription termination factor NusA — MDTSVVRPELLFVAEAVAREKSIDREEVLEAMEQAIQKAGRAKYGHEKDIRANIDRKTGEVRLSRWTQVVEHAENEDTQIPVAIARKFQPEIEVGEYLVDPLPPIDFGRIAAQTAKQVIVQRVREYERKKQYEDFKDRVGEVVNGTVKRTEYGNLMVEIGSAEALLRRDELIPRESFRNSDRVRAYIYDVRNESRGPQIFLSRTHPAFLAKLFAQEVPEIYDGIIEIKAVARDPGSRAKMAVTSKDSSIDPVGACVGVKGTRVQAVVQELQGEKIDIVPWNANPATFVVNALAPAEVSKVVMDEEAGRVEVVVPDEQLSLAIGRRGQNVRLASQLTRWDIDILTEVEESERRQEEFMRRTKLFVESLDVDDVIAGLLVTEGFYTIEELAFSPPEELAEIEGFDETLAGELVQRAEAFLVKKEEELDDKRKALGVTDEVAAIEHFTAQMLVTLGGKGVKTLDDLGDLASDELLEIVGEEAFSQEIANEIIMAARASWFESEEGTS, encoded by the coding sequence ATGGATACGTCTGTTGTTCGTCCGGAGCTCCTTTTTGTTGCTGAAGCAGTCGCAAGGGAAAAATCCATTGACCGAGAAGAAGTTCTTGAAGCCATGGAGCAAGCCATTCAAAAAGCGGGGCGGGCAAAATATGGCCACGAAAAGGATATTCGGGCCAATATAGACCGCAAAACAGGCGAGGTTCGCCTTTCTCGATGGACCCAGGTGGTAGAGCATGCTGAAAACGAAGATACGCAGATACCTGTGGCCATTGCTCGCAAATTTCAACCTGAAATTGAAGTTGGGGAATATTTGGTAGACCCTCTGCCCCCAATTGATTTTGGACGAATCGCTGCTCAAACAGCAAAACAGGTTATTGTTCAACGCGTTAGGGAGTACGAGCGCAAGAAACAATATGAAGATTTTAAAGATCGGGTCGGCGAAGTGGTGAACGGAACTGTCAAACGCACGGAATACGGGAACCTGATGGTTGAGATTGGGAGTGCAGAAGCATTACTTCGTCGAGATGAGCTTATCCCTCGTGAGAGTTTTCGCAACTCCGATCGTGTAAGGGCTTATATTTATGATGTGCGCAATGAGTCCCGTGGACCACAAATTTTTCTCTCCCGCACTCATCCAGCCTTTTTAGCAAAGCTTTTTGCCCAGGAAGTGCCAGAGATTTACGACGGAATTATCGAAATTAAGGCTGTTGCGCGGGATCCAGGGTCTCGTGCCAAAATGGCTGTGACCTCCAAAGATTCTTCTATTGACCCTGTCGGGGCATGTGTTGGGGTAAAAGGTACACGTGTGCAGGCCGTTGTGCAGGAACTTCAAGGGGAGAAAATCGATATCGTGCCATGGAATGCGAATCCTGCCACTTTTGTGGTGAATGCCCTGGCTCCGGCAGAGGTGAGTAAGGTTGTTATGGACGAAGAGGCTGGCCGGGTTGAAGTGGTTGTTCCTGATGAGCAGCTCAGCTTAGCGATTGGGCGGCGGGGGCAGAATGTGCGTCTGGCAAGCCAGCTTACTCGCTGGGATATTGATATTTTAACAGAAGTTGAAGAATCTGAGCGTCGCCAGGAAGAGTTCATGCGAAGGACAAAACTCTTTGTTGAAAGCTTGGATGTCGATGATGTTATCGCAGGGCTTCTGGTAACAGAGGGGTTCTATACAATTGAGGAATTAGCCTTTTCTCCTCCAGAAGAGCTCGCAGAAATTGAAGGGTTTGATGAAACCCTGGCGGGTGAACTGGTGCAACGGGCCGAGGCCTTCCTTGTTAAAAAGGAAGAAGAGCTCGATGATAAACGCAAAGCCTTGGGTGTTACTGATGAGGTGGCCGCTATTGAGCATTTTACGGCGCAAATGCTTGTAACATTAGGAGGGAAGGGGGTTAAAACCCTTGATGATCTTGGTGATTTGGCCAGCGATGAATTGCTGGAAATTGTGGGGGAAGAGGCATTTTCCCAAGAAATTGCCAATGAGATTATTATGGCAGCCCGTGCCAGCTGGTTTGAGTCAGAAGAGGGGACGTCATAA
- the rimP gene encoding ribosome maturation factor RimP: MVTFFIVSKSLISQTGLERDIANLVAPTLEDMGYELVRVSVLGKEVPTIQIMADKADGSLISIEDCEAISHAVGAVMDVEDPLPGAWNLEVSSAGIDRPLVRLKDWQRFAGHIAKVELELPIEGRKRFRGYIYSVEDQQVSLRLDNGETVSFLFPNLRKARLVLTDDLIEASSRMVGVKKN; this comes from the coding sequence ATGGTCACCTTTTTTATTGTGAGTAAGAGTTTGATTAGCCAGACTGGCCTAGAAAGAGATATTGCAAATCTTGTTGCTCCCACTTTGGAAGATATGGGGTACGAACTGGTACGAGTCTCTGTCTTGGGGAAAGAAGTGCCCACCATTCAGATTATGGCGGATAAAGCCGATGGGTCCCTGATTTCTATAGAGGATTGTGAGGCTATTAGCCATGCTGTAGGGGCTGTTATGGATGTCGAAGACCCCCTTCCAGGAGCTTGGAATCTGGAGGTTTCTTCTGCGGGAATAGACCGTCCTTTGGTGCGCCTGAAGGATTGGCAGCGTTTTGCTGGCCATATTGCCAAGGTGGAGTTGGAATTGCCAATAGAAGGGCGTAAACGGTTTAGGGGTTATATTTATTCAGTAGAGGATCAGCAGGTCAGTTTGCGCCTTGACAATGGAGAGACTGTTTCCTTTTTATTTCCAAACCTCCGTAAGGCACGTTTGGTGCTAACGGATGATTTAATAGAAGCGTCGTCACGAATGGTTGGGGTCAAGAAAAACTAA
- a CDS encoding DoxX family protein has protein sequence MGDSDVLKALARLMLGWLYVYFGYIKLAVFGIAGTTGYMESLHLPMPAIAAVAAIVIELGLGTVFVLGLCTRWLALLFTLYSVVTAVTGHQYWTMTEMMPHLDAMEHFWKNVAIAGGFLMFFIYPRCSISLDRLLFKNN, from the coding sequence ATGGGAGATTCTGACGTTTTAAAGGCATTGGCGCGGCTAATGCTTGGATGGTTATACGTCTATTTTGGTTATATAAAGCTTGCCGTATTTGGTATTGCTGGTACAACAGGGTATATGGAGTCCCTTCATCTTCCTATGCCAGCAATTGCAGCTGTCGCTGCCATTGTTATTGAGCTAGGCTTAGGGACAGTTTTTGTTCTTGGTCTTTGCACCCGTTGGTTAGCGCTGCTCTTTACGCTTTACTCTGTGGTCACAGCGGTGACAGGCCATCAATACTGGACAATGACAGAAATGATGCCCCATCTCGATGCCATGGAGCATTTCTGGAAGAATGTTGCCATTGCAGGTGGTTTTCTTATGTTCTTTATTTATCCTCGTTGTTCCATTTCTCTTGATAGACTTTTGTTTAAAAATAATTAG
- the acnA gene encoding aconitate hydratase AcnA: MQSVGRDKLETCQVLEVDGKPYHYFSLQEAQRHLGDINRLPISLKVLLENILRYEDGKIYTVEHAQALADWQKQAHSDQEVPFRPARILMQDFTGVPAVVDLAAMRDGIKHLKGDPQKVNPLVPVDLVVDHSVIVDYSASSDSLQKNVALEFERNAERYAFLRWGQEAFQNFRVVPPGMGICHQVNLEYLTQAVWVAESAQKTYAYPDTLFGTDSHTTMVNGVGVLGWGVGGIEAEAAMLGQPIAMLIPDVIGVKLTGQLQEGVTATDLVLTVTEILRKKGVVGKFVEFFGSALDHLPVPDRATIANMAPEYGATCGFFPIDALTLDYFYQTGRYTHRIALTKAYLQAQGMFRNTETPDPVFTDVVELDLGSIEPSLAGPRRPQDRVGLSQAAISFKKVLEKDYHILGAEQGKEVPVEGANYALKHGAIVIAAITSCTNTSNPAVLLAAGLVAKKARALGLKPKPWVKTSFAPGSQVVSDYLQVAGVQNDLDALGFEVVGYGCTTCIGNSGPLPQPVINAIESHNLVGVSVLSGNRNFEGRISPNVRANYLASPPLVVAYALLGTMTDDITRVPLGYNSQGKAIYLKDLWPRRQEIEELMAKAITREQFVNRYSRIFEGTREWQSLKVAQGSETYPWDDHSTYVRNPPYFTGITFEPSPQNSIRQARILALLGDNITTDHISPAGSIKKSSPAGIYLQNHHVQEKDFNSYGSRRGNHEVMMRGTFANIRIRNRMVADREGGITCHYPDGRVAPIYDVAMEYKKEAIPLVVIGGREYGMGSSRDWAAKGVALLGVKAVIAVSFERIHRSNLVGMGVLPLTFKDGMTAETLGLTGKELFDIDIPEQLKPRQELSVTITYDDGSKKTVSVLSRVDTVDEVGYYRQGGILSAILREMAREKA; this comes from the coding sequence ATGCAATCTGTGGGTCGGGATAAGCTGGAAACCTGTCAGGTTTTGGAAGTAGATGGAAAACCATACCATTATTTCTCTTTACAGGAAGCCCAACGGCATTTAGGCGATATAAATCGGTTACCGATTAGCCTCAAAGTCTTGTTGGAAAATATCCTAAGGTATGAGGATGGAAAAATCTATACTGTTGAGCATGCCCAAGCCTTGGCAGACTGGCAAAAGCAAGCCCATAGTGATCAGGAAGTTCCCTTCAGGCCCGCTCGTATTCTGATGCAGGATTTTACAGGTGTGCCCGCGGTGGTTGATTTGGCTGCCATGCGTGATGGGATAAAACATTTAAAAGGCGACCCCCAGAAAGTAAACCCCTTGGTGCCTGTTGATTTGGTCGTCGATCACTCTGTGATTGTTGATTATTCTGCAAGCTCTGATTCCCTCCAGAAGAATGTTGCCCTTGAGTTTGAACGTAACGCAGAACGTTATGCTTTTTTGCGCTGGGGGCAAGAGGCCTTTCAGAATTTTAGGGTTGTTCCACCGGGTATGGGGATCTGCCATCAGGTGAATTTGGAGTATCTGACGCAGGCTGTATGGGTGGCAGAAAGTGCCCAGAAAACATATGCTTATCCTGATACCTTATTTGGAACGGATAGCCACACCACCATGGTGAATGGGGTGGGGGTTTTGGGTTGGGGCGTTGGGGGTATTGAAGCTGAAGCGGCCATGTTGGGTCAACCGATCGCCATGCTTATTCCCGATGTGATTGGCGTTAAGCTGACAGGTCAGTTACAGGAAGGGGTTACGGCAACAGACCTTGTTCTAACGGTGACAGAAATTTTAAGAAAAAAAGGTGTTGTTGGAAAATTTGTTGAATTTTTTGGCTCAGCCCTTGATCATTTGCCCGTGCCGGATAGGGCAACCATTGCCAATATGGCTCCCGAATATGGGGCAACCTGTGGTTTTTTCCCCATTGATGCCCTAACGCTGGACTATTTTTACCAAACAGGTCGTTATACCCACCGCATCGCCTTAACAAAAGCCTATTTACAGGCGCAAGGGATGTTTCGAAATACAGAGACCCCAGATCCTGTTTTTACTGATGTGGTCGAGCTTGATCTAGGAAGTATTGAACCATCACTTGCAGGCCCTCGTAGGCCACAGGATAGGGTTGGTCTTAGTCAGGCTGCTATATCCTTTAAGAAGGTCTTGGAGAAAGACTATCATATCCTCGGGGCTGAGCAAGGCAAAGAAGTACCGGTAGAAGGGGCAAATTATGCCTTAAAACATGGGGCTATTGTCATAGCAGCCATTACCTCTTGCACGAATACGTCTAACCCTGCAGTGTTATTGGCTGCGGGTCTGGTGGCCAAAAAGGCTCGTGCCTTGGGGCTTAAACCAAAGCCGTGGGTTAAAACTTCTTTTGCGCCCGGCTCGCAGGTTGTGAGTGATTATTTGCAGGTGGCTGGGGTACAAAATGACCTCGATGCATTGGGTTTTGAAGTGGTGGGCTATGGGTGTACAACCTGTATTGGCAATTCCGGACCTTTACCCCAACCCGTGATAAATGCCATAGAAAGCCATAACCTTGTTGGTGTCTCTGTTCTTTCGGGGAACCGTAATTTTGAAGGACGGATTTCTCCAAATGTTAGGGCGAATTATTTGGCAAGTCCGCCTTTGGTGGTAGCTTATGCCCTTCTTGGCACCATGACAGATGATATTACCCGTGTACCACTAGGCTATAATTCCCAAGGAAAAGCCATTTATCTTAAGGATTTATGGCCTCGCCGCCAGGAAATAGAAGAGTTAATGGCTAAGGCCATCACGCGTGAGCAATTTGTGAATCGTTACAGTCGTATATTTGAGGGCACGCGTGAGTGGCAATCTCTCAAAGTGGCTCAGGGGTCAGAAACCTATCCATGGGATGATCACTCAACTTATGTGCGTAATCCTCCTTATTTTACTGGGATTACCTTTGAGCCCTCTCCTCAGAATTCTATTCGACAGGCCCGTATTCTTGCTCTTTTGGGTGATAATATTACAACAGATCATATCTCACCCGCAGGTTCCATAAAAAAGTCTTCTCCAGCTGGGATTTACCTTCAAAACCACCATGTGCAAGAGAAGGATTTTAACTCTTACGGATCTCGTCGAGGGAATCATGAGGTTATGATGCGGGGGACCTTTGCCAATATTCGTATTCGTAACCGTATGGTAGCAGACCGTGAAGGAGGAATTACCTGCCATTATCCCGATGGGAGGGTTGCGCCTATTTATGATGTGGCGATGGAATATAAAAAAGAGGCAATCCCGCTAGTGGTGATTGGTGGACGAGAATATGGAATGGGGTCTTCTCGCGATTGGGCTGCCAAAGGGGTGGCTCTATTGGGGGTTAAGGCCGTTATTGCCGTAAGTTTTGAGCGTATCCACCGTTCTAATTTGGTGGGTATGGGGGTTTTGCCATTAACGTTTAAAGATGGGATGACAGCAGAAACATTGGGGCTCACCGGTAAAGAGCTGTTTGATATTGATATACCAGAACAGTTAAAGCCGCGTCAGGAGTTGTCGGTTACCATAACCTATGACGATGGAAGCAAAAAAACAGTTTCGGTTCTTAGCCGGGTCGATACTGTAGACGAGGTTGGGTATTATCGGCAGGGCGGAATTTTATCGGCGATTCTTAGGGAGATGGCGCGGGAGAAGGCCTAA
- the ccmA gene encoding heme ABC exporter ATP-binding protein CcmA, giving the protein MTAFPRPKILHTATLKVEQVTLFRNNTPLLHNLSFQLSAGSILYITGRNGIGKSTLLRAIAGFILPQTGSISIDGTVRAANPFLYTSQLSYLGHLDSLKKALTPTENFLPFCPDRPTILNALEQLNVHNLADIPIHLLSSGQKRRVALCRLLLVPKSLWLLDEPNVGLDTSTASLLGKMIEQHQQQGGITIVTSHTPLPFKNTQTLELAPYTLHTPPLSHFSDFLS; this is encoded by the coding sequence ATGACTGCTTTTCCTCGCCCAAAAATATTGCATACTGCGACATTAAAAGTTGAACAGGTTACTCTATTCCGCAACAACACTCCCCTTCTCCACAATCTTTCTTTCCAGCTTTCAGCGGGGAGTATCCTCTATATTACGGGCCGAAACGGAATTGGAAAATCTACTCTTTTACGGGCTATCGCAGGGTTTATTTTACCCCAAACGGGTTCTATTAGCATTGATGGAACCGTAAGAGCAGCCAACCCTTTTCTTTACACCAGCCAACTGAGTTATCTCGGCCATCTGGACAGCCTTAAAAAGGCCTTAACCCCTACGGAAAATTTTCTTCCCTTTTGCCCAGATCGCCCCACTATTTTAAATGCCCTAGAACAGCTGAATGTACACAATCTGGCAGATATCCCCATTCATCTTTTATCCTCGGGCCAAAAACGGCGTGTCGCCCTTTGCCGGCTTTTGCTAGTGCCCAAAAGCCTGTGGCTTCTCGATGAACCCAATGTTGGGCTTGATACCAGTACCGCAAGCCTTTTGGGTAAGATGATAGAGCAGCACCAACAGCAAGGGGGTATAACCATTGTAACCAGCCATACCCCCTTGCCTTTTAAAAACACCCAAACCCTGGAACTGGCACCCTACACCCTTCATACTCCTCCCCTTTCGCATTTTTCTGATTTTTTGTCATGA